Proteins from a genomic interval of Gemmatimonadota bacterium:
- a CDS encoding sorbosone dehydrogenase family protein, producing MTAIRIWTPRLFLLGFLLGAACGTTPAPGGESSESDPVLSRIQLPEGFRISVYASGVRNARAMAMGPGGTLFVGSRRAGNVYAVRDLNGDFVADEVLTLDSGLKMPSGIAFREGALYVADINVVLRYDDIENRLYDPPDPVVVSRGFPTDRHHGWKFIRFGPDGKLYVPVGAPCNVCERADPRYATIMRMNPDGTDLEVYASGVRNTVGFDWHPDTGELWFSDNGRDLMGNDIPPDELNRVTEAGQHFGFPYHHGTDIPDPEFGGRRPLDSLVPPVQDLGPHVAAVGMRFYTGDMFPPEYRHQVLIAEHGSWNRDNRIGYRVTLVRLDGNEAVSYEDFAAGWLVDEEYSGRPADVEVMPDESLLVSDDYAGVIYRITYGE from the coding sequence TCCGCATTTGGACACCACGTCTGTTCCTACTGGGCTTCCTGCTGGGCGCCGCATGCGGGACGACACCCGCGCCCGGTGGCGAATCCTCTGAATCCGATCCCGTCCTGTCCCGAATCCAGTTGCCGGAAGGCTTCAGGATTTCCGTTTACGCCAGCGGCGTCCGCAATGCGCGGGCCATGGCGATGGGCCCCGGCGGCACCCTCTTCGTGGGTTCCCGGCGCGCCGGGAACGTGTACGCCGTCAGGGACTTGAACGGAGATTTCGTCGCCGACGAGGTGCTGACCCTCGACAGCGGGCTCAAGATGCCGAGTGGCATCGCTTTTCGCGAAGGAGCACTCTACGTCGCCGATATCAACGTGGTGCTCCGGTACGACGACATCGAAAACAGGCTCTACGATCCCCCCGATCCCGTTGTGGTCAGCCGGGGCTTCCCGACCGACCGCCATCACGGCTGGAAGTTCATCCGGTTCGGCCCCGACGGCAAGCTCTACGTTCCCGTGGGGGCACCGTGCAACGTCTGCGAACGCGCCGATCCGCGTTACGCGACCATCATGCGCATGAACCCGGACGGAACGGACCTGGAAGTCTACGCGAGCGGTGTACGCAATACCGTGGGCTTCGACTGGCACCCGGACACGGGCGAACTGTGGTTCTCCGACAACGGGCGGGACCTCATGGGCAACGACATCCCGCCGGACGAATTGAACCGCGTGACCGAAGCAGGGCAGCATTTCGGCTTCCCCTATCACCACGGCACGGATATACCGGATCCCGAATTCGGCGGCAGGCGTCCGCTGGACTCCCTGGTGCCCCCCGTGCAGGACCTCGGTCCGCACGTGGCCGCGGTGGGCATGCGGTTCTACACCGGCGACATGTTCCCGCCCGAGTACCGTCACCAGGTATTGATCGCGGAACACGGGTCCTGGAACCGGGACAATCGGATCGGGTACCGGGTCACCCTGGTGCGCCTGGACGGCAACGAGGCCGTGAGTTACGAGGATTTCGCCGCGGGCTGGCTCGTGGACGAGGAGTACTCCGGGCGACCGGCCGACGTGGAGGTCATGCCGGACGAGTCCCTGCTCGTTTCTGATGATTACGCCGGGGTGATCTACCGGATCACGTACGGCGAATAA